One stretch of Halichoerus grypus chromosome 10, mHalGry1.hap1.1, whole genome shotgun sequence DNA includes these proteins:
- the IAH1 gene encoding isoamyl acetate-hydrolyzing esterase 1 homolog isoform X1, whose amino-acid sequence MALCEAASGGCALLWPRVLLFGDSITQFSFQQGGWGASLADRLVRKCDVLNRGFSGYNTRWAKIILPRLIRKENSLDSPVAVTIFFGANDSALKDENPKQHVPLAEYVANLASMVGYLQEAGVPRSRVVLITPPPLCEAAWEQECLLQGCKLNRLNSVVGEYAGACLQVAQDCGIDVLDLWTLMQKDTQDFSSYLSDGLHLSPKGNEFLFSHLWPLIEKKVSSLPLLLPYWRDVAEAKPELSLLGDGDR is encoded by the exons ATGGCGCTGTGCGAGGCGGCGAGCGGCGGTTGCGCTCTGCTCTGGCCGCGGGTGTTGCTCTTCGGAGACTCCATCACCCAG ttttctttccagCAGGGTGGATGGGGAGCATCACTGGCTGACAGGCTGGTCAG aaaatgtgaTGTTCTGAATCGTGGATTTTCAGGTTATAATACCAGATGGGCCAAAATCATCCTTCCAAGATTAATCAGGAAAGAGAACAGTCTGGACAGCCCAGTAGCAGTTACAATTTTCTTTGGTGCCAATGACAGTGCGCTGAAAG ACGAGAACCCCAAGCAACACGTCCCGCTGGCCGAGTACGTGGCCAACTTAGCGAGCATGGTGGGGTACCTGCAGGAGGCCGGCGTGCCCCGCAGCCGCGTCGTCCTCATCACGCCGCCCCCGCTCTGTGAGGCCGCCTGGGAGCAGGAGTGCCTCCTGCAAG GCTGCAAATTAAATCGTCTGAACTCGGTTGTTGGCGAATACGCGGGCGCCTGCTTACAGGTAGCCCAAGACTGTGGGATCGATGTGCTTGACCTGTGGACCCTGATGCAGAAGGACACTCAG GACTTCTCATCCTATCTGTCGGATGGACTGCACTTGTCACCGAAGGGAAATGAGTTTTTGTTCTCCCACCTTTGGCCCCTGATAGAGAAGAAAGTCTCGTCCTTGCCGTTGCTGCTCCCCTACTGGCGAGACGTAGCAGAAGCCAAACCGGAACTGAGCCTTCTGGGAGATGGGGACCGCTAG
- the IAH1 gene encoding isoamyl acetate-hydrolyzing esterase 1 homolog isoform X2, whose amino-acid sequence MVGYLQEAGVPRSRVVLITPPPLCEAAWEQECLLQGCKLNRLNSVVGEYAGACLQVAQDCGIDVLDLWTLMQKDTQDFSSYLSDGLHLSPKGNEFLFSHLWPLIEKKVSSLPLLLPYWRDVAEAKPELSLLGDGDR is encoded by the exons ATGGTGGGGTACCTGCAGGAGGCCGGCGTGCCCCGCAGCCGCGTCGTCCTCATCACGCCGCCCCCGCTCTGTGAGGCCGCCTGGGAGCAGGAGTGCCTCCTGCAAG GCTGCAAATTAAATCGTCTGAACTCGGTTGTTGGCGAATACGCGGGCGCCTGCTTACAGGTAGCCCAAGACTGTGGGATCGATGTGCTTGACCTGTGGACCCTGATGCAGAAGGACACTCAG GACTTCTCATCCTATCTGTCGGATGGACTGCACTTGTCACCGAAGGGAAATGAGTTTTTGTTCTCCCACCTTTGGCCCCTGATAGAGAAGAAAGTCTCGTCCTTGCCGTTGCTGCTCCCCTACTGGCGAGACGTAGCAGAAGCCAAACCGGAACTGAGCCTTCTGGGAGATGGGGACCGCTAG
- the ADAM17 gene encoding disintegrin and metalloproteinase domain-containing protein 17 isoform X4 — protein sequence MKNTCKLLVVADHRFYRYMGRGEESTTTNYLIELIDRVDDIYRNTSWDNAGFKGYGIQIEQIRILKSPQEVKPGERHYNMAKSYPNEEKDAWDVKMLLEQFSFDIAEEASKVCLAHLFTYQDFDMGTLGLAYVGSPRANSHGGICPKAYYSPIGKKNIYLNSGLTSTKNYGKTILTKEADLVTTHELGHNFGAEHDPDGLAECAPNEDQGGKYVMYPIAVSGDHENNKMFSNCSKQSIYKTIESKAQECFQERSNKVCGNSRVDEGEECDPGIMYLNNDTCCSSDCMLRAGVQCSDRNSPCCKNCQFETAQKKCQEAINATCKGVSYCTGNSSECPAPGNAADDTVCLDLGKCKDGKCVPFCEREHRLESCACNETDNSCKVCCRDPSGRCVPYVDAEQKNLFLRKGKPCTVGFCDMNGKCEKRVQDVIERFWDFIDQLSINTFGKFLADNIVGSVLVFSLIFWIPFSILVHCVDKKLDKQYESLSLFHPSNVEMLSSMDSASVRIIKPFPAPQTPGRPQPLQTAPVPPVPTAPKLEPQRMDTIQEDPSTDSHVDEDGFEKDPFPNSSTAAKSFEDLTGRPVTRSEKAASFKLQRQNRVGSKETEC from the exons ATCCGCATTCTCAAGTCTCCACAAGAGGTGAAACCTGGTGAAAGGCACTATAACATGGCAAAAAGTTACCCGAATGAAGAAAAGGATGCTTGGGATGTGAAGATGTTGCTAGAG caattTAGCTTTGATATAGCCGAAGAAGCATCTAAAGTCTGCCTAGCACATCTTTTCACCTATCAAGATTTTGATATGGGAACTCTTGGGTTAGCTTATGTTGGTTCTCCCAGAGCAAACAGTCATGGAGGCATTTGCCCAAAGG CTTATTATAGTccaattggaaagaaaaatatttatctgaatAGTGGATTGACCAGCacaaaaaattatggtaaaaccATCCTTACAAAG GAAGCTGACCTGGTAACAACTCATGAATTGGGACACAATTTTGGAGCAGAACATGATCCAGATGGCCTAGCGGAATGTGCCCCAAATGAGGACCAGGGAGGAAAATACGTTATGTATCCCATCGCTGTGAGTGGAGATCATGAGAACAATAAG ATGTTTTCAAACTGCAGTAAGCAGTCCATCTATAAGACCATTGAAAGTAAGGCCCAGGAGTGTTTTCAAGAGCGAAGCAACAAAGTGTGTGGGAACTCCAGGGTGGATGAAGGAGAGGAGTGCGACCCTGGCATCATGTACCTGAACAATGACACGTGCTGTAGCAGTGACTGCATGCTGAGGGCGGGCGTGCAGTGCAG TGATAGGAACAGTCCTTGCTGTAAGAACTGTCAGTTCGAGACTGCCCAGAAGAAGTGCCAAGAAGCCATCAATGCCACTTGCAAAGGCGTGTCTTACTGCACAG GTAACAGCAGTGAGTGCCCCGCTCCTGGCAATGCTGCAGATGACACGGTGTGCTTGGACCTCGGCAAGTGTAAAGATGGGAAGTGCGTTCCCTTCTGTGAGAGGGAGCATCGGCTGGAGTCCTGTGCGTGTAACG AAACCGACAACTCGTGCAAGGTGTGCTGCAGGGACCCCTCGGGCCGGTGTGTGCCCTACGTTGACGCTGAACAGAAGAACTTATTCTTGAGGAAAGGGAAGCCCTGTACGGTGGGCTTCTGTGACATGAAT GGCAAGTGTGAGAAGCGAGTACAGGATGTCATCGAGCGATTTTGGGACTTCATTGACCAGCTGAGCATCAATACTTTCG GAAAGTTTTTAGCGGACAATATCGTAGGTTCCGTCCTGGTTTTCTCCTTGATATTTTGGATCCCCTTCAGCATTCTTGTCCATTGCGTG GATAAGAAACTGGACAAGCAGTATGAGTCTCTGTCTCTGTTCCACCCCAGC AACGTGGAAATGCTAAGCAGCATGGACTCGGCCTCGGTTCGCATCATCAAGCCCTTTCCTGCGCCCCAGACCCCCGGGCGCCCGCAGCCCCTGCAGACCGCCCCGGTGCCGCCCGTACCCACGGCTCCCAAACTGGAGCCCCAGCGAATGGACACGATCCAGGAGGACCCCAGCACAGACTCGCACGTGGATGAGGACGGCTTCGAGAAGGATCCCTTCCCCAACAGCAGCACTGCCGCCAAGTCCTTTGAGGACCTCACGGGCCGTCCGGTGACAAGAAGCGAGAAGGCCGCCTCCTTCAAGCTGCAGCGTCAGAACCGCGTGGGCAGCAAGGAGACCGAGTGCTAG
- the ADAM17 gene encoding disintegrin and metalloproteinase domain-containing protein 17 isoform X5 — MAKSYPNEEKDAWDVKMLLEQFSFDIAEEASKVCLAHLFTYQDFDMGTLGLAYVGSPRANSHGGICPKAYYSPIGKKNIYLNSGLTSTKNYGKTILTKEADLVTTHELGHNFGAEHDPDGLAECAPNEDQGGKYVMYPIAVSGDHENNKMFSNCSKQSIYKTIESKAQECFQERSNKVCGNSRVDEGEECDPGIMYLNNDTCCSSDCMLRAGVQCSDRNSPCCKNCQFETAQKKCQEAINATCKGVSYCTGNSSECPAPGNAADDTVCLDLGKCKDGKCVPFCEREHRLESCACNETDNSCKVCCRDPSGRCVPYVDAEQKNLFLRKGKPCTVGFCDMNGKCEKRVQDVIERFWDFIDQLSINTFGKFLADNIVGSVLVFSLIFWIPFSILVHCVDKKLDKQYESLSLFHPSNVEMLSSMDSASVRIIKPFPAPQTPGRPQPLQTAPVPPVPTAPKLEPQRMDTIQEDPSTDSHVDEDGFEKDPFPNSSTAAKSFEDLTGRPVTRSEKAASFKLQRQNRVGSKETEC; from the exons ATGGCAAAAAGTTACCCGAATGAAGAAAAGGATGCTTGGGATGTGAAGATGTTGCTAGAG caattTAGCTTTGATATAGCCGAAGAAGCATCTAAAGTCTGCCTAGCACATCTTTTCACCTATCAAGATTTTGATATGGGAACTCTTGGGTTAGCTTATGTTGGTTCTCCCAGAGCAAACAGTCATGGAGGCATTTGCCCAAAGG CTTATTATAGTccaattggaaagaaaaatatttatctgaatAGTGGATTGACCAGCacaaaaaattatggtaaaaccATCCTTACAAAG GAAGCTGACCTGGTAACAACTCATGAATTGGGACACAATTTTGGAGCAGAACATGATCCAGATGGCCTAGCGGAATGTGCCCCAAATGAGGACCAGGGAGGAAAATACGTTATGTATCCCATCGCTGTGAGTGGAGATCATGAGAACAATAAG ATGTTTTCAAACTGCAGTAAGCAGTCCATCTATAAGACCATTGAAAGTAAGGCCCAGGAGTGTTTTCAAGAGCGAAGCAACAAAGTGTGTGGGAACTCCAGGGTGGATGAAGGAGAGGAGTGCGACCCTGGCATCATGTACCTGAACAATGACACGTGCTGTAGCAGTGACTGCATGCTGAGGGCGGGCGTGCAGTGCAG TGATAGGAACAGTCCTTGCTGTAAGAACTGTCAGTTCGAGACTGCCCAGAAGAAGTGCCAAGAAGCCATCAATGCCACTTGCAAAGGCGTGTCTTACTGCACAG GTAACAGCAGTGAGTGCCCCGCTCCTGGCAATGCTGCAGATGACACGGTGTGCTTGGACCTCGGCAAGTGTAAAGATGGGAAGTGCGTTCCCTTCTGTGAGAGGGAGCATCGGCTGGAGTCCTGTGCGTGTAACG AAACCGACAACTCGTGCAAGGTGTGCTGCAGGGACCCCTCGGGCCGGTGTGTGCCCTACGTTGACGCTGAACAGAAGAACTTATTCTTGAGGAAAGGGAAGCCCTGTACGGTGGGCTTCTGTGACATGAAT GGCAAGTGTGAGAAGCGAGTACAGGATGTCATCGAGCGATTTTGGGACTTCATTGACCAGCTGAGCATCAATACTTTCG GAAAGTTTTTAGCGGACAATATCGTAGGTTCCGTCCTGGTTTTCTCCTTGATATTTTGGATCCCCTTCAGCATTCTTGTCCATTGCGTG GATAAGAAACTGGACAAGCAGTATGAGTCTCTGTCTCTGTTCCACCCCAGC AACGTGGAAATGCTAAGCAGCATGGACTCGGCCTCGGTTCGCATCATCAAGCCCTTTCCTGCGCCCCAGACCCCCGGGCGCCCGCAGCCCCTGCAGACCGCCCCGGTGCCGCCCGTACCCACGGCTCCCAAACTGGAGCCCCAGCGAATGGACACGATCCAGGAGGACCCCAGCACAGACTCGCACGTGGATGAGGACGGCTTCGAGAAGGATCCCTTCCCCAACAGCAGCACTGCCGCCAAGTCCTTTGAGGACCTCACGGGCCGTCCGGTGACAAGAAGCGAGAAGGCCGCCTCCTTCAAGCTGCAGCGTCAGAACCGCGTGGGCAGCAAGGAGACCGAGTGCTAG